TGCGGGATCCTTTCGGATTCAAGCCGCTCTGTTTCGGAGAAGTCGATGGTGGATATGGAGTTTTCTCTGAAAGTGTAGCCATTGATACTCTCAATGGTACGCTTATCAGAGATGTGCATCCAGGCGAGGTGATAGTCTTTACTGGTGACGGCTTTGAGAGCCACCAGATAGGATGTGAGCCTCATCCTGCGCATTGCGTGTTTGAGTTTATTTACTTTGCAAGGCCCGATTCCGTGATTGACGGCAAACTTGTCTATAAAGTTCGGGAAAATATTGGGCGCGAACTTGCCAGAGAACATCCGGTAGACGCTGATATTGTTTCTCCAGTTCCGGACTCTGGGATTACATCGGCAATCGGCTATGCCAGGGAATCAGGTACCAAATACCTTGAATGCCTGATGAAAAACCGTTACATTGGACGCACGTTTATCCTGCCTGGTCAGGAATTGCGTGAAACCGCAGTCCGGCTAAAAATGAACGCTATCCACGATAACATTAAAGGCAAACGTGTGGTTCTGGTTGACGATAGCATTGTCCGGGGTACAACCTCAAGGCGGATTATAGATATGGTCCGCAGATCAGGAGCATCAGAAGTTCATGCGCGGGTAGGAAGTCCTGCAATTATTGCTCCCTGCTACCTGGGTATAGATATGGCTACCAGACAGGAACTTATCGCATCATATAAGACTATAAAAGAGGTCGAAAGTCTAATTAATGCAGATTCTCTTGGATATCTGAGTATTGACGGGCTCATGCGTGCTCTGGAATGCGATAAGAACGACATGTGCATTGGCTGCCTCACGGGTGAGTACCCAGTAGAAATCCCTGGAGAAAATTGCAGAAGGAAGCAAATGCGTCTGGATGATTTCAATAATATGGAAGATTCAAGAATAGCTTCAAGCAATTCGTAAGAATCTTCTACTCTTTTTGATTACTGCTTGTTCTTTAAGGCATTAAGCCCTTAGAAGCGTAATATTTACAGTTCTGGTTCTTGGTCCGTCCATTTCGGCAAAGAAAATTCTCTGCCAGGTGCCCAGCTTAAGCTTTCCTTCTGAAATAGGCAGAGACTCGCTTGCACCAAGCAGTACTGCCCTGAGATGGGAATCGGCATTGTTATCTATACGATCGTGCTTGTATCCTGCGCAAGGAGGCACCAGCTTATTTAGGAGATCCAGGATATCTTCTTTTAGCCCAGTTTCATTTTCGTTTACTATTATGCCTGCGGTAGTGTGCTGTGTACTGATAAGGCAGATGCCTTCAGGTATTTCGCTTTTTCTTACTTCTTCCTGAACTTCTGAAGTGATATCTACAAGCTCAACACGTTTGGAAGTCTTGATTTTGAGTTGCAAGGTTATCCCTCTAAAGCTCTCAGGTTTTATTCTCAGGCTTTTCTCCTTTGTTTAGTAGTATATACAGGCTTCTTCATCCTGTGTGTGATAAATAGTTATTTAAAGAAGATAAAAATGTCACAAACTAATTATGAATATTAGATATTAGTCCTCAAATAATTTTA
The Methanosarcina thermophila TM-1 genome window above contains:
- the purF gene encoding amidophosphoribosyltransferase, which produces MKEECGVAGLILPEDRSLSNTVAFKLYYALYALQHRGQESTGIMVYDGTAPHSIKGMGLVPDVYSKESLGRLIGNVGVGHVRYSTSGGSKIENCQPFILNFKGGTVAISHNGNLVNAKALKDELECEGRIFISDSDTEVIGHLLVKELIRHKPVESIRNVMRKLVGSYSLVIHINGILYAVRDPFGFKPLCFGEVDGGYGVFSESVAIDTLNGTLIRDVHPGEVIVFTGDGFESHQIGCEPHPAHCVFEFIYFARPDSVIDGKLVYKVRENIGRELAREHPVDADIVSPVPDSGITSAIGYARESGTKYLECLMKNRYIGRTFILPGQELRETAVRLKMNAIHDNIKGKRVVLVDDSIVRGTTSRRIIDMVRRSGASEVHARVGSPAIIAPCYLGIDMATRQELIASYKTIKEVESLINADSLGYLSIDGLMRALECDKNDMCIGCLTGEYPVEIPGENCRRKQMRLDDFNNMEDSRIASSNS
- a CDS encoding secondary thiamine-phosphate synthase enzyme YjbQ; protein product: MQLKIKTSKRVELVDITSEVQEEVRKSEIPEGICLISTQHTTAGIIVNENETGLKEDILDLLNKLVPPCAGYKHDRIDNNADSHLRAVLLGASESLPISEGKLKLGTWQRIFFAEMDGPRTRTVNITLLRA